The sequence AACACCCTCTTCTGCATGGCAAAGGCGCCGCGGAACCGGATGCGGCTTCGTCGCCGTCCGGCGCTGCGCGGCGCCATCGATGACCAAAGGAAAGCATCCTGCGGGACAGTGGCTCAAATCGATGAGGGAGTACTGTGCCATTGGCACAGTCAAAGCCGGATTCGGCGCGCCAGAAGGAGACCAACGGACCATGGCGGTGGACGCCCTCGACACCCGCATCCTGCGGCTGCTCATCGAGCAGCCGCGTACCAGCGTGCGCGAGTACGCGCGCCTCCTCAAAGTGGCCCGGGGCACGCTGCAGGCCCGGCTGGAGCGGCTGGAGCGGGACGGCGTGATCACCGGGACCGGACCTGCCCTCTCGCCGGCGGCGCTCGGCCACCCGGTCCTGGCCTTTGTCCACCTGGAGGTCACCCAGGGGCATCTGGACGAGGTGGGTGACGCGCTCTCGGCCGTCCCCGAGATCATCGAAGCGTTCTCCACGACGGGGGGCGGGGATCTGCTGACCCGGGTCGTGGCCCGGGACAACGGGCATCTGGAGGATGTGATCCAGCAGTTGATCCAGCTCCCCGGGGTGGTCAGAACACGCACCGAGGTGGCGCTGCGCGAGCGGGTGGCGCACCGGGTGCTGCCTCTGGTGGAAGCCGTGGGACGGGCAGCGGGAGCCCCCGACTGACCCGAGCCGCCGTGGGAACGGCACCGGTTTCCACGGCCCCGGGCAGCGGGCCGTATCTCTCGGCGGAGCAGGCCGAGTTCACGCCGTGGGCCGGGTACGAGCGCCCGGTGGACCGGGCCGCGCCCGGCCTGCCGGGTCCGTATCCGCCGGTCCGTCAGCTTCCTGCACCGCTTCCCCGGCGTCCGGGGTGACCGACGGGGCATTCGCGGTCCTACAGACCGATATCCTGACCGGGTCGTGCGCCCCGCCCCGTCCCCGCTCCGGAAGAGCCCGACGGGGGCAGGTGCCACGGCAGTCGGAGCGGGCCCACAATTCGAGATTGGTGCACAGGTGCTGGTAGCTGGTCGGTACCGGTTGGTATCCCCCATCGGTCGTGGCGGCATGGGCGAGGTGTGGCGTGCCACGGACGAGGTGCTGGGCCGGGCCGTGGCCGTGAAGCTGCTGCTGGGAGACCATGCCGACGCCTCGTCGACCGCCCGGTTCCGCATGGAGGCGCAGACCGCCGCCCGGCTGAGCCACCCTCATCTGGTGGCCGTGTTCGACTTCGGGGCCTGGGAGGACCGCTTCTATCTGGTGATGGAACTGGTCGAGGGCCGGAGTCTGAGCGATGTGCTGGCCACGCAGGAGACCGTCCACCCCGAGCAGGTGGCCCTGATCGCGGGCCAGGCGGCGGCCGGTCTGGCCGCCGCGCACCGTCAGGGCATCGTCCACCGGGACATCAAGCCCGGCAACCTGATGCTGGACGCCGAAGGGTCGGTGAAGATCGGCGACTTCGGGATCGCCCAGTTCGTCGACGATCCCTCGACGGCGCTGACGACGGCCGGTCACATCGTGGGCACCAGCCTCTACTTGGCACCGGAGCGCGCCCTCGGCCGCACGGCCGACTCCGCATCCGACATGTACTCACTCGGCTGCGTCATCTACCAACTTCTGCTCGGACAGCCGCCGTTCCGCTCCGACACCGCGACCGCGACGCTCTATCAGCATGTCGACACGGCACCGGTACCCCTCAGACAGCGGGGCGTGGACATCTCCGCCGCGTTCGACTCGTATCTGCTGGGGCTGCTCGCGAAGCAGCCCGAGGACCGGCCGAGCGCCCAGCAGGTCTCCGACTGGTTCCGTACCGATGCCTGGCGCGGCCGTCCGGAGCCGCTGCCGATGCCGACGCCCGCCGCCGCACGCACTCCCCGCATCGCGCCGGTCGCCACGCCGCCGCCGGCCACTCCGGCCGCGCCGGTCGGCCCCACGACGTACAGGCTCCCGCAGCCCACGGGCCGACGGCGGAACACCTCGGGCAGCAGGGCCGCTCC is a genomic window of Streptomyces sp. NBC_01237 containing:
- a CDS encoding Lrp/AsnC family transcriptional regulator; the encoded protein is MAVDALDTRILRLLIEQPRTSVREYARLLKVARGTLQARLERLERDGVITGTGPALSPAALGHPVLAFVHLEVTQGHLDEVGDALSAVPEIIEAFSTTGGGDLLTRVVARDNGHLEDVIQQLIQLPGVVRTRTEVALRERVAHRVLPLVEAVGRAAGAPD